A genomic stretch from Phocoena phocoena chromosome 9, mPhoPho1.1, whole genome shotgun sequence includes:
- the ZYX gene encoding zyxin isoform X3, which produces MAAPRPPRAISVSAPVFYAPQKKFGPVVAPKPKVNPFRPGDGEPPSAAGAQRAQMGRVGEIPPPPPEDFPLPPPPVLGEADDAEGALGGAFPPPPPPIEEPFPPAPLEEEIFPSPPPPLVEEGGPEAPIQLPPQVSSGYVLPPVTTPFVSKSSSKPATGGTAPLPPWKSPASSQPLSQAQPQSQTHFHVQSQPQAQAQAQAQPQVQLHVQPQPQPVPLANTQPRGPPAPSPTPKFSPVTPKFTPVASKFSAGAPGGPGSQPTQKLGPPEAPSSTGTGSPQPPSFTYAQQKEKPLVQEKQHAVPPPAPNQNQVRSSGAPGALTLKEVEELEQLTQQLMQDMEHPQRQNVAASESCGRCHQPLACAQPAVRALGQLFHIACFTCHQCEQRLQGQQFYSLEGAPYCEGCYTDTLEKCNACGQPITDRMLRATGKAYHPQCFTCVVCACPLEGTAFIVDPANRPHCVPDYHRQYAPRCSVCTEPIMPEPGREETVRVVALDKNFHMKCYKCEDCGKPLSIEADDNGCFPLDGHVLCRKCHTTRAQT; this is translated from the exons ATGGCGGCCCCCCGCCCGCCTCGCGCGATCTCCGTCTCGGCTCCAGTTTTTTACGCCCCGCAGAAGAAGTTCGGCCCGGTGGTGGCCCCAAAGCCCAAAGTGAATCCTTTCCGGCCCGGGGACGGCGAGCCTCCCTCGGCCGCTGGGGCCCAACGCGCACAGATGGGCCGCGTGGGCGAGATTCCCCCGCCGCCCCCGGAAG ACTTTCCCCTACCGCCTCCTCCTGTGCTTGGGGAGGCCGACGACGCCGAGGGCGCTCTGGGAGgtgccttcccccctccccctcccccgatCGAGGAACCGTTTCCCCCTGCGCCTTTGGAGGAGGAGATCTTCCCTTCCCCACCGCCTCCGCTagtggaggagggagggcctGAGGCCCCCATACAGCTCCCACCACAG GTGTCATCTGGATATGTACTCCCACCGGTCACCACTCCATTCGTTTCCAAGTCCAGTTCTAAGCCTGCAACTGGGGGCACAGCACCCCTGCCTCCCTGGAAGTCCCCTGCTAGCTCCCAGCCTCTGTCGCAGGCTCAGCCTCAGAGCCAGACACATTTCCACGTGCAgtcccagccccaggcccaggcccaggcccaggcccagcctcaGGTCCAGCTGCATGTCCAGCCCCAGCCGCAGCCTGTGCCTTTGGCTAACACCCAGCCCCGAGGTCCCCCTGCCCCATCTCCAACCCCTAAGTTTTCTCCAGTGACTCCCAAGTTTACTCCTGTGGCTTCCAAGTTCAGCGCTGGAGCTCCAGGTGGACCCGGGTCACAGCCCACTCAGAAGTTGGGGCCCCCTGAAGCTCCCTCTTCCACTGGCACAGGCTCCCCTCAGCCCCCCAGCTTCACCTATGCTCAGCAGAAGGAGAAGCCCCTGGTGCAGGAGAAGCAGCACGCAGTGCCCCCGCCGGCTCCAAACCAAAaccag GTGCGCTCCTCTGGGGCCCCAGGAGCCTTGACTCTGAAAGAGGTAGAGGAGCTGGAGCAGCTGACGCAGCAGCTGATGCAGGACATGGAGCATCCTCAGAGGCAGAACGTGGCCGCCAGCG AGTCCTGTGGCCGGTGTCACCAGCCCCTGGCATGTGCTCAACCCGCGGTGCGCGCTCTGGGGCAGCTGTTCCACATCGCCTGCTTTACCTGCCATCAGTGTGAGCAGCGGCTGCAGGGGCAGCAGTTCTACAGCCTGGAGGGGGCGCCGTACTGTGAGGGCTGCTATACT gacaccctggagaagtgcaaCGCCTGCGGGCAGCCCATCACTGACCGCATGCTGAGGGCCACAGGCAAGGCCTACCACCCGCAGTGCTTCACCTGTGTGGTCTGCGCCTGCCCCCTTGAGGGCACCGCCTTCATCGTGGACCCGGCCAACCGGCCCCACTGCGTCCCCGACTACCACAG GCAGTATGCCCCCAGGTGCTCCGTCTGCACAGAGCCCATCATGCCCGAGCCTGGCCGAGAGGAGACCGTGCGTGTGGTCGCTCTGGACAAGAACTTCCATATGAAGTGCTACAAGTGTGAG gACTGTGGGAAGCCACTGTCCATCGAGGCGGACGACAACGGCTGCTTCCCCTTGGATGGCCATGTGCTCTGCCGGAAATGCCACACCACCAGAGCCCAGACCTGA
- the ZYX gene encoding zyxin isoform X2: protein MAAPRPPRAISVSAPVFYAPQKKFGPVVAPKPKVNPFRPGDGEPPSAAGAQRAQMGRVGEIPPPPPEDFPLPPPPVLGEADDAEGALGGAFPPPPPPIEEPFPPAPLEEEIFPSPPPPLVEEGGPEAPIQLPPQPREKVSSIDLEIDSLSSLLDDMTKNDPFKARVSSGYVLPPVTTPFVSKSSSKPATGGTAPLPPWKSPASSQPLSQAQPQSQTHFHVQSQPQAQAQAQPQPVPLANTQPRGPPAPSPTPKFSPVTPKFTPVASKFSAGAPGGPGSQPTQKLGPPEAPSSTGTGSPQPPSFTYAQQKEKPLVQEKQHAVPPPAPNQNQVRSSGAPGALTLKEVEELEQLTQQLMQDMEHPQRQNVAASESCGRCHQPLACAQPAVRALGQLFHIACFTCHQCEQRLQGQQFYSLEGAPYCEGCYTDTLEKCNACGQPITDRMLRATGKAYHPQCFTCVVCACPLEGTAFIVDPANRPHCVPDYHRQYAPRCSVCTEPIMPEPGREETVRVVALDKNFHMKCYKCEDCGKPLSIEADDNGCFPLDGHVLCRKCHTTRAQT, encoded by the exons ATGGCGGCCCCCCGCCCGCCTCGCGCGATCTCCGTCTCGGCTCCAGTTTTTTACGCCCCGCAGAAGAAGTTCGGCCCGGTGGTGGCCCCAAAGCCCAAAGTGAATCCTTTCCGGCCCGGGGACGGCGAGCCTCCCTCGGCCGCTGGGGCCCAACGCGCACAGATGGGCCGCGTGGGCGAGATTCCCCCGCCGCCCCCGGAAG ACTTTCCCCTACCGCCTCCTCCTGTGCTTGGGGAGGCCGACGACGCCGAGGGCGCTCTGGGAGgtgccttcccccctccccctcccccgatCGAGGAACCGTTTCCCCCTGCGCCTTTGGAGGAGGAGATCTTCCCTTCCCCACCGCCTCCGCTagtggaggagggagggcctGAGGCCCCCATACAGCTCCCACCACAG CCCAGGGAGAAGGTGAGCAGTATTGATCTGGAGATCGACTCTCTGTCTTCGTTGCTGGATGACATGACCAAGAATGATCCCTTCAAAGCCCGG GTGTCATCTGGATATGTACTCCCACCGGTCACCACTCCATTCGTTTCCAAGTCCAGTTCTAAGCCTGCAACTGGGGGCACAGCACCCCTGCCTCCCTGGAAGTCCCCTGCTAGCTCCCAGCCTCTGTCGCAGGCTCAGCCTCAGAGCCAGACACATTTCCACGTGCAgtcccagccccaggcccaggcccaggcccag CCGCAGCCTGTGCCTTTGGCTAACACCCAGCCCCGAGGTCCCCCTGCCCCATCTCCAACCCCTAAGTTTTCTCCAGTGACTCCCAAGTTTACTCCTGTGGCTTCCAAGTTCAGCGCTGGAGCTCCAGGTGGACCCGGGTCACAGCCCACTCAGAAGTTGGGGCCCCCTGAAGCTCCCTCTTCCACTGGCACAGGCTCCCCTCAGCCCCCCAGCTTCACCTATGCTCAGCAGAAGGAGAAGCCCCTGGTGCAGGAGAAGCAGCACGCAGTGCCCCCGCCGGCTCCAAACCAAAaccag GTGCGCTCCTCTGGGGCCCCAGGAGCCTTGACTCTGAAAGAGGTAGAGGAGCTGGAGCAGCTGACGCAGCAGCTGATGCAGGACATGGAGCATCCTCAGAGGCAGAACGTGGCCGCCAGCG AGTCCTGTGGCCGGTGTCACCAGCCCCTGGCATGTGCTCAACCCGCGGTGCGCGCTCTGGGGCAGCTGTTCCACATCGCCTGCTTTACCTGCCATCAGTGTGAGCAGCGGCTGCAGGGGCAGCAGTTCTACAGCCTGGAGGGGGCGCCGTACTGTGAGGGCTGCTATACT gacaccctggagaagtgcaaCGCCTGCGGGCAGCCCATCACTGACCGCATGCTGAGGGCCACAGGCAAGGCCTACCACCCGCAGTGCTTCACCTGTGTGGTCTGCGCCTGCCCCCTTGAGGGCACCGCCTTCATCGTGGACCCGGCCAACCGGCCCCACTGCGTCCCCGACTACCACAG GCAGTATGCCCCCAGGTGCTCCGTCTGCACAGAGCCCATCATGCCCGAGCCTGGCCGAGAGGAGACCGTGCGTGTGGTCGCTCTGGACAAGAACTTCCATATGAAGTGCTACAAGTGTGAG gACTGTGGGAAGCCACTGTCCATCGAGGCGGACGACAACGGCTGCTTCCCCTTGGATGGCCATGTGCTCTGCCGGAAATGCCACACCACCAGAGCCCAGACCTGA
- the ZYX gene encoding zyxin isoform X1 — protein sequence MAAPRPPRAISVSAPVFYAPQKKFGPVVAPKPKVNPFRPGDGEPPSAAGAQRAQMGRVGEIPPPPPEDFPLPPPPVLGEADDAEGALGGAFPPPPPPIEEPFPPAPLEEEIFPSPPPPLVEEGGPEAPIQLPPQPREKVSSIDLEIDSLSSLLDDMTKNDPFKARVSSGYVLPPVTTPFVSKSSSKPATGGTAPLPPWKSPASSQPLSQAQPQSQTHFHVQSQPQAQAQAQAQPQVQLHVQPQPQPVPLANTQPRGPPAPSPTPKFSPVTPKFTPVASKFSAGAPGGPGSQPTQKLGPPEAPSSTGTGSPQPPSFTYAQQKEKPLVQEKQHAVPPPAPNQNQVRSSGAPGALTLKEVEELEQLTQQLMQDMEHPQRQNVAASESCGRCHQPLACAQPAVRALGQLFHIACFTCHQCEQRLQGQQFYSLEGAPYCEGCYTDTLEKCNACGQPITDRMLRATGKAYHPQCFTCVVCACPLEGTAFIVDPANRPHCVPDYHRQYAPRCSVCTEPIMPEPGREETVRVVALDKNFHMKCYKCEDCGKPLSIEADDNGCFPLDGHVLCRKCHTTRAQT from the exons ATGGCGGCCCCCCGCCCGCCTCGCGCGATCTCCGTCTCGGCTCCAGTTTTTTACGCCCCGCAGAAGAAGTTCGGCCCGGTGGTGGCCCCAAAGCCCAAAGTGAATCCTTTCCGGCCCGGGGACGGCGAGCCTCCCTCGGCCGCTGGGGCCCAACGCGCACAGATGGGCCGCGTGGGCGAGATTCCCCCGCCGCCCCCGGAAG ACTTTCCCCTACCGCCTCCTCCTGTGCTTGGGGAGGCCGACGACGCCGAGGGCGCTCTGGGAGgtgccttcccccctccccctcccccgatCGAGGAACCGTTTCCCCCTGCGCCTTTGGAGGAGGAGATCTTCCCTTCCCCACCGCCTCCGCTagtggaggagggagggcctGAGGCCCCCATACAGCTCCCACCACAG CCCAGGGAGAAGGTGAGCAGTATTGATCTGGAGATCGACTCTCTGTCTTCGTTGCTGGATGACATGACCAAGAATGATCCCTTCAAAGCCCGG GTGTCATCTGGATATGTACTCCCACCGGTCACCACTCCATTCGTTTCCAAGTCCAGTTCTAAGCCTGCAACTGGGGGCACAGCACCCCTGCCTCCCTGGAAGTCCCCTGCTAGCTCCCAGCCTCTGTCGCAGGCTCAGCCTCAGAGCCAGACACATTTCCACGTGCAgtcccagccccaggcccaggcccaggcccaggcccagcctcaGGTCCAGCTGCATGTCCAGCCCCAGCCGCAGCCTGTGCCTTTGGCTAACACCCAGCCCCGAGGTCCCCCTGCCCCATCTCCAACCCCTAAGTTTTCTCCAGTGACTCCCAAGTTTACTCCTGTGGCTTCCAAGTTCAGCGCTGGAGCTCCAGGTGGACCCGGGTCACAGCCCACTCAGAAGTTGGGGCCCCCTGAAGCTCCCTCTTCCACTGGCACAGGCTCCCCTCAGCCCCCCAGCTTCACCTATGCTCAGCAGAAGGAGAAGCCCCTGGTGCAGGAGAAGCAGCACGCAGTGCCCCCGCCGGCTCCAAACCAAAaccag GTGCGCTCCTCTGGGGCCCCAGGAGCCTTGACTCTGAAAGAGGTAGAGGAGCTGGAGCAGCTGACGCAGCAGCTGATGCAGGACATGGAGCATCCTCAGAGGCAGAACGTGGCCGCCAGCG AGTCCTGTGGCCGGTGTCACCAGCCCCTGGCATGTGCTCAACCCGCGGTGCGCGCTCTGGGGCAGCTGTTCCACATCGCCTGCTTTACCTGCCATCAGTGTGAGCAGCGGCTGCAGGGGCAGCAGTTCTACAGCCTGGAGGGGGCGCCGTACTGTGAGGGCTGCTATACT gacaccctggagaagtgcaaCGCCTGCGGGCAGCCCATCACTGACCGCATGCTGAGGGCCACAGGCAAGGCCTACCACCCGCAGTGCTTCACCTGTGTGGTCTGCGCCTGCCCCCTTGAGGGCACCGCCTTCATCGTGGACCCGGCCAACCGGCCCCACTGCGTCCCCGACTACCACAG GCAGTATGCCCCCAGGTGCTCCGTCTGCACAGAGCCCATCATGCCCGAGCCTGGCCGAGAGGAGACCGTGCGTGTGGTCGCTCTGGACAAGAACTTCCATATGAAGTGCTACAAGTGTGAG gACTGTGGGAAGCCACTGTCCATCGAGGCGGACGACAACGGCTGCTTCCCCTTGGATGGCCATGTGCTCTGCCGGAAATGCCACACCACCAGAGCCCAGACCTGA